One segment of Bacteroides caecimuris DNA contains the following:
- a CDS encoding NADH:ubiquinone reductase (Na(+)-transporting) subunit D, whose translation MGQLFSKKNKEVFSAPLGIDNPVTVQVLGICSALAVTAKLEPAIVMGLSVTVITAFANVVISLLRKTIPNRIRIIVQLVVVAALVTIVSEVLKACAYDVSVQLSVYVGLIITNCILMGRLEAFAMQNGPWESFLDGVGNGLGYAKILIIVAFFRELFGSGTLLGFNILNYEPIQNIGYVNNGLMLMPPMALIIVACIIWYQRARHKELQEQSN comes from the coding sequence ATGGGACAACTGTTTTCAAAGAAAAATAAAGAAGTATTCTCTGCTCCGCTGGGAATTGATAATCCGGTAACCGTACAGGTGCTCGGTATCTGTTCTGCACTTGCTGTTACCGCAAAGCTGGAGCCTGCCATCGTGATGGGACTTTCAGTGACGGTGATTACTGCATTTGCCAACGTTGTTATCTCACTGTTGCGCAAGACCATTCCTAACCGCATCCGCATCATCGTCCAGTTGGTTGTGGTAGCTGCCTTGGTAACCATCGTAAGTGAAGTTCTGAAAGCGTGTGCTTACGACGTAAGCGTACAACTCTCTGTATACGTAGGTCTGATCATCACCAACTGTATCTTGATGGGACGTCTGGAAGCATTTGCCATGCAGAACGGTCCTTGGGAGTCTTTCCTGGATGGTGTAGGTAATGGTTTGGGCTATGCCAAGATCTTGATTATCGTTGCTTTCTTCCGCGAACTGTTTGGATCGGGAACATTGCTTGGTTTCAATATCCTGAATTATGAACCGATTCAAAATATCGGATACGTAAACAACGGCTTGATGTTGATGCCGCCGATGGCATTGATTATCGTAGCATGTATTATCTGGTATCAACGCGCACGTCATAAAGAATTGCAAGAACAAAGTAATTAA
- the nqrF gene encoding NADH:ubiquinone reductase (Na(+)-transporting) subunit F, translated as MDMNLILASIGVFLVVILLLVVILLVAKNFLVPSGNVKLTINGEKEVEVASGSTLLNTLSVNGIFLSSACGGKGSCGQCKCQVLEGGGEILPSEVPHFSRKQQQDHWRLGCQVKVKGDMSIKIDESVLGVKEWECEVISNKNVATFIKEFIVALPKGEHMDFIPGSYAQIKIPKFSMDYDKDIDKSLIGDEYLPAWEKFGLLGLKCKNEEETIRAYSMANYPAEGDRIMLTVRIATPPFKPKDQGPGFMDVMPGIASSYIFTLKPGDKVIMSGPYGDFHPIFDSKKEMMWIGGGAGMAPLRAQIMHLTKTLHTTDRKMSYFYGARALNEVFYLEDFLQIEKDFPNFSFHLALDRPDPAADAAGVKYTPGFVHNVIYETYLKNHEAPEDIEYYMCGPGPMSKAVEKMLDDLGVPAQNLMFDNFGG; from the coding sequence ATGGATATGAATTTAATATTAGCGAGCATTGGGGTATTCCTTGTGGTTATTCTGTTGCTTGTTGTAATCTTGTTGGTTGCCAAGAACTTCCTGGTACCCTCAGGAAACGTAAAACTGACAATCAACGGCGAAAAGGAAGTGGAAGTGGCTTCCGGTTCTACTTTGTTGAATACGCTGTCTGTAAACGGGATATTCCTGTCATCTGCTTGTGGTGGTAAGGGATCTTGCGGACAATGCAAATGCCAAGTACTCGAAGGAGGCGGCGAAATCCTGCCTTCTGAGGTTCCTCACTTCAGCCGCAAACAGCAGCAAGACCATTGGCGTCTGGGCTGTCAGGTGAAAGTGAAAGGCGACATGTCAATCAAGATTGACGAATCTGTACTGGGTGTGAAAGAGTGGGAGTGTGAAGTGATCTCCAACAAGAACGTGGCTACATTTATCAAAGAGTTCATCGTTGCTCTGCCTAAAGGCGAACACATGGACTTTATCCCGGGTTCTTACGCACAGATCAAGATTCCTAAATTCTCAATGGACTATGACAAGGACATTGACAAGAGCTTGATTGGCGACGAATACCTGCCTGCATGGGAGAAATTCGGTTTGCTGGGTCTGAAGTGTAAGAACGAAGAGGAAACAATCCGTGCTTACTCTATGGCCAACTATCCTGCCGAAGGTGACCGTATCATGTTGACTGTACGTATCGCTACTCCGCCGTTCAAACCGAAAGATCAAGGTCCTGGATTTATGGATGTGATGCCGGGTATCGCTTCTTCTTATATCTTTACCCTGAAACCGGGCGACAAAGTTATCATGAGTGGACCTTACGGAGACTTTCATCCGATCTTCGATTCTAAGAAGGAAATGATGTGGATTGGTGGTGGTGCCGGTATGGCTCCGTTGCGTGCACAAATCATGCACTTGACCAAGACATTGCATACTACTGACCGTAAGATGTCTTACTTCTATGGTGCCCGTGCGCTGAATGAAGTGTTCTATCTGGAAGATTTCCTGCAAATCGAAAAGGACTTCCCGAACTTCTCATTCCATCTGGCTCTCGACCGTCCGGACCCTGCTGCTGATGCCGCAGGCGTGAAGTATACTCCGGGATTCGTTCACAACGTAATTTACGAAACTTACCTGAAGAACCACGAAGCTCCTGAAGATATCGAATACTACATGTGTGGTCCTGGTCCGATGTCGAAAGCTGTTGAGAAGATGCTCGACGATCTTGGCGTTCCGGCACAGAACCTGATGTTCGACAACTTCGGAGGATAA
- the nqrE gene encoding NADH:ubiquinone reductase (Na(+)-transporting) subunit E: MEHLLSLFVRSIFVDNMIFAFFLGMCSYLAVSKNVKTAVGLGIAVTFVLLVTLPVNYLLQTKVLAANAIIEGVDLSFLSFILFIAVIAGIVQLVEMIVERFTPSLYASLGIFLPLIAVNCAIMGASLFMQQRINLGPSDPKYIGDIWDALAYALGSGIGWLLAIVGLAAIREKMAYSDVPAPLKGLGITFITVGLMAIAFMCFSGLNI, translated from the coding sequence ATGGAACATTTATTAAGTTTATTCGTCCGCTCTATCTTTGTGGACAACATGATATTCGCATTCTTCCTGGGTATGTGCTCATACCTGGCTGTTTCGAAGAATGTGAAGACTGCCGTAGGACTGGGTATCGCCGTAACTTTCGTGTTGCTGGTGACGCTTCCGGTCAACTACCTGTTGCAAACTAAGGTGCTGGCTGCCAATGCTATTATTGAAGGTGTCGACCTTAGCTTCTTGAGCTTTATTCTTTTCATTGCCGTTATCGCCGGTATTGTGCAGCTGGTGGAGATGATCGTAGAACGTTTCACTCCGTCATTGTACGCTTCGCTGGGTATCTTCCTGCCGTTGATTGCCGTTAACTGTGCCATCATGGGTGCTTCTCTGTTTATGCAACAACGTATCAATCTGGGTCCGAGTGATCCGAAATACATTGGTGATATCTGGGATGCCCTCGCTTATGCATTGGGCTCTGGTATCGGTTGGCTGCTGGCTATCGTAGGTCTGGCTGCTATCCGCGAGAAAATGGCTTACTCTGACGTACCTGCTCCGTTGAAGGGCTTGGGTATCACATTTATCACAGTAGGTCTGATGGCAATCGCGTTTATGTGTTTCTCTGGTTTGAACATCTAA